One Phaseolus vulgaris cultivar G19833 chromosome 2, P. vulgaris v2.0, whole genome shotgun sequence DNA window includes the following coding sequences:
- the LOC137812859 gene encoding auxin-responsive protein IAA27-like, whose protein sequence is MSEALEEVPSMKGGCEEGLNLKATELRLGLPGCESPEREGVFKTVVVSGAKRGFSDAIDGGSGNWNGGSEVGLGKDASLFSPRGTVSAAKSLTLTAIDCTNQPTALGASVLKETVPHSPKPLHEKKPQISAPAAKAQVVGWPPIRSFRKNSMASQPQKNDDAEAEAKSECLYVKVSMEGAPYLRKVDLNSFGTYKELSLALEKMFSCFTISQCGSYGVSSGRENLSESRLMDLLHGSEYVLTYEDRDGDWMLVGDVPWEMFTESCKRLRIMKSSEAIGLAPRAVEKCKSRN, encoded by the exons ATGTCTGAGGCATTGGAAGAGGTTCCTTCAATGAAAGGAGGGTGTGAAGAAGGGTTGAACCTCAAGGCCACCGAGCTGAGACTTGGGTTGCCTGGGTGTGAGTCACCTGAGAGGGAGGGTGTGTTTAAGACTGTGGTGGTGTCTGGGGCCAAGAGGGGTTTCTCTGATGCCATTGATGGAGGTTCTGGAAACTGGAATGGTGGATCTGAAGTGGGTTTGGGGAAAGATGCTTCCTTGTTCTCTCCTAGGGGAACTGTTAGTGCTGCCAAGTCTCTCACTCTCACTGCAATAGACTGCACCAACCAACCAACTGCTTTGGGTGCTTCTGTTCTCAAGGAAACTGTTCCACACTCTCCAAAACCATTGCATGAGAAGAAGCCTCAGATTTCTGCTCCGGCTGCAAA GGCACAAGTTGTGGGATGGCCACCAATCCGTTCTTTCAGGAAGAACTCAATGGCTTCTCAGCCTCAGAAGAATGATGATGCTGAGGCAGAAGCCAAGTCTGAATGCCTTTATGTTAAAGTCAGCATGGAAGGCGCCCCATACTTGAGGAAAGTGGATCTTAATAGTTTTGGCACTTACAAGGAACTCTCTTTGGCACTTGAAAAGATGTTTAGTTGTTTTACAATCA GTCAATGTGGCTCTTATGGGGTTTCTTCTGGTCGAGAAAATTTAAGTGAAAGTAGATTGATGGATCTTCTTCATGGTTCAGAATATGTTCTTACCTATGAAGACAGGGATGGAGATTGGATGCTAGTTGGTGATGTTCCTTGGGA GATGTTCACTGAGTCTTGCAAGAGGCTGAGGATAATGAAGAGTTCTGAAGCAATTGGGCTAG CTCCTAGGGCCGTGGAAAAGTGCAAAAGTCGCAACTAG
- the LOC137812860 gene encoding NADPH:adrenodoxin oxidoreductase, mitochondrial isoform X2 → MVLKSIGYKSVPVHGLPFDHKKGIVPNDRGRVLSDPSDPLVPEKGLYVCGWLKRGPTGIVATNLHCAEETVSSISEDLENGGLIPSSTLPKPGRDGLLQLVHDRNVRIVSFSDWEKIDSEERRLGSLRNKPREKLATWDELYKTTSQ, encoded by the exons ATGGTACTTAAGAGCATTGGTTACAAATCAGTACCTGTTCATGGCTTACCTTTTGATCATAAGAAAG GTATAGTTCCAAATGACAGAGGTAGAGTGTTGAGTGACCCTTCAGATCCTCTAGTCCCTGAAAAGGGCTTGTATGTATGTGGCTGGCTGAAGAGAGGACCAACTGGAATTGTTGCCACAAATCTGCATTGTGCGGAAGAAACT GTTTCGAGCATATCCGAAGACCTTGAAAACGGAGGGTTGATTCCATCATCAACCTTGCCTAAACCAGGCAGGGACGGACTTCTCCAGCTTGTGCATGATAGAAATGTCAGAATAGTTTCATTCAGTGATTGGGAAAAGATAGACTCTGAAGAAAGGAGGCTTGGAAGTTTAAGGAACAAGCCTAGGGAAAAACTTGCCACCTGGGATGAACTATATAAAACTACCTCTCAATGA